One region of Armigeres subalbatus isolate Guangzhou_Male chromosome 3, GZ_Asu_2, whole genome shotgun sequence genomic DNA includes:
- the LOC134221595 gene encoding uncharacterized protein LOC134221595 — protein MPTEKVLGMWWNTTTDTFTFKLSPKHNVELLSGVRIPTKREVLRTLMAIYDPVGLIANFLIYLKILLQEIWRAGCGWDDEISGKLAETWLTWVEVLPRVRQVNIPRCYRIETSANPTSNLELHIFCDASENGIAAVAYFMFEEKGKVECSLVGSKTRVYPLKFLSIPSLELQAAVIGSRLADCIVKSHRLKIMRRVFWTDSRDVVCWLRSDHRRYSQFVAFRVSELLDTSKVSEWKWLSTKKNVADEGTKWQRLPDFQPSSRWFRGPDFLWEPEEQWPVDSGNQGVTMEEIRPSILHYTAVAPLLVNFDRFSKWNRLLMTIGYVHRFVDNLCNRKKKVSMQLGPLTQEELSLAENTIYRLVQHQAYPDEVQLLRNSKPESHPWERILPKTSPLYKLSPTIDKQGVLRMQGRINACEWVDEGT, from the coding sequence ATGCCAACGGAAAAGGTGCTGGGGATGTGGTGGAATACGACCACAGATACGTTCACCTTTAAGTTATCACCGAAGCACAATGTCGAACTACTGTCAGGTGTTAGAATACCCACGAAACGTGAAGTGCTGAGGACGTTGATGGCAATATATGACCCAGTAGGACTCATCGCTAATTTCCTGATCTACTTGAAGATCCTGCTACAAGAAATCTGGCGTGCAGGATGCGGCTGGGATGACGAGATCAGCGGAAAGCTAGCTGAAACATGGTTGACATGGGTTGAAGTGCTACCTCGCGTCCGTCAAGTCAACATTCCTCGCTGCTACAGAATCGAAACGTCCGCCAATCCGACAAGTAATTTGGAATTGCATATTTTCTGCGACGCCAGTGAGAACGGGATTGCTGCTGTTGCCTATTTTATGTTCGAAGAAAAAGGAAAGGTTGAATGCTCGCTGGTTGGATCGAAGACACGTGTTTACCCTCTGAAGTTCCTCTCCATACCTAGCCTTGAGCTTCAGGCTGCTGTGATTGGTTCTCGACTCGCCGATTGCATCGTCAAGTCACATCGTTTGAAGATCATGCGTCGCGTTTTCTGGACCGACTCCCGTGATGTTGTCTGCTGGTTGCGATCGGACCACCGACGATATAGCCAATTCGTGGCATTCAGGGTGAGTGAACTACTCGATACATCGAAGGTGAGCGAGTGGAAGTGGCTGTCAACAAAGAAAAATGTAGCAGACGAAGGCACGAAGTGGCAAAGGTTGCCGGACTTCCAACCAAGCAGTCGTTGGTTCCGCGGACCCGATTTTCTGTGGGAGCCCGAAGAGCAGTGGCCCGTAGATAGTGGAAATCAAGGCGTAACCATGGAGGAAATTCGACCCAGCATTCTCCACTACACAGCTGTCGCTCCACTACTAGTAAACTTTGACCGCTTCTCTAAATGGAATCGGTTACTAATGACAATTGGATATGTTCACCGGTTTGTCGACAATCTTTGTAATCGCAAGAAGAAAGTATCAATGCAGCTGGGACCCTTAACACAGGAAGAGCTGAGTCTTGCCGAGAACACAATTTATCGTTTGGTTCAGCACCAGGCTTATCCAGATGAAGTCCAGTTGCTCCGCAACAGTAAACCCGAGTCTCACCCATGGGAGCGCATTCTGCCGAAAACCAGTCCGTTGTACAAGCTGAGCCCAACCATTGATAAGCAGGGTGTCCTCAGAATGCAAGGGCGAATCAATGCGTGCGAATGGGTAGATGAAGGAACCTAA